A stretch of the Lactuca sativa cultivar Salinas chromosome 9, Lsat_Salinas_v11, whole genome shotgun sequence genome encodes the following:
- the LOC111895770 gene encoding uncharacterized protein LOC111895770, translating to MESKQKIFIEQVISLSLNAPFLKPIAKITKFAKDVMKNRKKLKKASTIVLNELCSSAIIDKLLIKIRDPGQLTLPCEFGNSNSINSLADLGASINLMPYSFYKNLVLTKLQNTRMTIQMADHSITYPGGIVEYLLVKVGKFIFPVDFVVLDMKDDKDLPIILGRSFLNTK from the coding sequence ATGGAGTCGAAACAAAAGATATTCATAGAACAAGTGATATCCCTCTCACTCAATGCTCCATTCCTCAAACCTATAGCTAAAATTACTAAATTTGCAAAGGATGTGATGAAGAATCGAAAGAAGTTGAAAAAAGCATCTACTATTGTGCTTAATGAATTGTGTTCTAGTGCCATCATTGATAAATTGCTAATAAAGATAAGAGATCCTGGCCAATTAACATTGCCTTGTGAATTTGGCAATTCCAATTCAATAAATTCTTTAGCCGATTTGGGGGCTAGCATAAATCTTATGCCATATTCTTTTTACAAGAATCTCGTTCTAACCAAGCTACAAAACACAAGAATGACAATTCAAATGGCGGATCACTCAATAACTTACCCAGGTGGCATTGTTGAATATTTGTTGGTGAAGGTTGGGAAATTTATTTTTCCAGTGGATTTTGTGGTGTTAGACATGAAAGACGATAAAGACCTTCCCATAATCTTAGGAAGATCATTTTTGAACACCAAATAA